The genome window CTGCACGACGCCGAGCACATCGTCGGCTACACGACCTACGTCGACCTGCTGCCCGACGACATCACCGACGGGGCCGAGGACATCTACGACACGCCGATGTGCGGGGAGGTCTCGCGGACGGAGGAGGCAATCGACCGCGCGCTCGCGGGCAATAGCGTGGCCATCATCGGCAGCGGCGACCCGAACGTCTACGCGCTGGCGGGCCTCGCCCTGGAGATAATCGAATCGAAGGGCGCAACGGCGACGATGCTCGACTTCGACGTGGTCCCGGGCGTCCCCGCGGCCCAGTCCTGTGCGGCCCGCGTGGGCGCGCCGCTGGTCAACGATACCGTCTCCATCTCGCTGTCGGACCACCTCACCGACATGCCGACCATCGAGTCGCGCCTGCACGCCGCCGCCAAGGAGGGCTTTACCATCACTATCTACAACCCCTGGAGCCGCAAGCGCCGGGACAACTACGAGAAGTGCTGTGAAATCCTGCTGGAGCACCGCGACCCCGAGACCCCCGTCGGCGTCGTCCACGCTGCCGGCCGCGAGGACGAGCAGGTCGAAATCGTCGAACTCGGCGACCTGCCGGACCTGGGCGAGACGGATCTCGTGGACATGACCACCACCCTGCTGGTGGGCAACGAGGACACCTACGTCTGGGACGACCGGATGGTGACGCCGCGGGGCTACGAGACCAAGTACGACTACTAATGTACCGCATCACCATCGACCGCGAGGCCTGTGACGGCGTGTTCGCCTGTCTCGTCCGCGACGACCGCTTCGTCGAAGATAGCGCGGAGCGGCGCTCCGCGGCCCATTCGAGCGGGCAAGGCCCGCGAGAAGATAGCGCGGGGCTGGCGGCCATCGAGACGGACGACCGGACGGCCATCCAGGCCACCTTCGACGACGACCGGCGGGACGACGCCGAGCAGGCCGCCGCGGCCTGTCCGCTGGACGCGATTGCCGTCGAAACGGTGTCGGACGAGGACGACGCGGTCCCTGCGGGGGAGGCGGAGCCGTGAGCGTCGAGACCGGCGCGCCGGCCGACATGCTCGCGGCCCACCCCGAGACGGCGTACTTCTGGGGGCGGGTTGCCGCCGACGGCGACTGCGCGGACAGCTGTGTCACGGTCCGGACCAACGACGAGACGGCCGCTCGGCGGCTCGCGTCCGTCGCCGGCGCGGAGCGGGCCGACCGCCGCATCGTCGAGCGGGCCTACGCCCACGACACCTCCATCACCCGTCAGGAGGAGGAGTTCACCGTCCAGGTCGTCGGCGGCCTCGCCGACCGCGCGAGCGCGGCGCTGGGACTGCCCTTCGACGGCGATTCCGGCGGCTACCGCTTCGACGCGCTCGCGGACTACGACCGCCAGCTCCTCCGTGGTCTGCTGGAGGGCTGTGGCACCGTGTGTTTCAAGTCCGACGACGAGGCCGTGGGCATCTCGTTCGTCCACGGCGACGAGCGCCTGCTCCGGACGATACAGTCGCTGCTCGACCGCTGTCCGGTCGACGCGCCCTACGACGACCTCTCGGAGGCCTCGTCGGGCTACTGGTTCGGCGTCGACGACGACGTGGCACCTGCCCTCGGCGACTGGCTCTACGAGGGCAGCGAGGAGACGGGGCTGTTCGCGCCCAGTCGGCGGCGCAAGCTCCGGAAGAGCATCGAACGAGTCCGATGAGCGAAGCCATCACCGCGCCGGAGACGCTGGACGACGAGGCGGTCCTGCTCGTCGGCCACGGCTCCCGGCGCGAGAAGTCCAACGAACAGGTCCGCGACCTCGCGGTCGAACTGGAAGGGCGGCTCGGCATTCCGGTCGACGCGGCCTTCCTCGAACTCGCGGAGCCAGCCATCGACGAGGCCATCGCGGGGCTGGCCGCGGCCGTCTCGCAGGTGTCGGTGGTCCACCTCTCGCTGTTTGCCGCCAGCCACGTCAAAAACGACGTCCCCCTGGCCGTCGAGCAGGCCCGCGAGGCCCACCCCGAACTGACCATCAACAACGGCGCACACCTGGGCGTCCACCCGGCCATCCTCGACCTGCTGGACGACCGCGCGGCGAGCGTGGAGGCCGACCTGGGCGTCGACCGCGAGGACGACGACGTGGCCGTCGTGGTCTGTGCCCGCGGCTCCAGCGACCCCGACGCCAACGCCGACGTGCACAAGCTCGCCCGCCTGCTGTACGAGGGCCGCGAGTTCTCGCGGGTCGAGGCGTCGTTCATCGGCGTCACCGAGCCGCTCCTGGACGAGACGCTGCACGACATCGCCAAGACCCGGCCCGACGCCGTCGTCGTCGTCCCGTACATGCTCGGCGACGGCGTGTTGACCGGCCGCATCAAGGACGGTACGCGCGAGTTCGACGAGGAGTACCCCTACGTCGACGCCGCGCCCGGCGAGCCGCTGGGGACCGACTCGCGCCTGCTCGACGTGCTCGGCGACCGCTGGCAGGAGGCCCGCACGGGGAGCGTCGAGATGTCCTGTGACACCTGCAAGTACAAGGTCGAACTCGACGGCTACGAGGAAGACCAGGGCGGCGCGCGGGCGATGCTCCGGGCGCTGACCCACCAGGCCGAACACGCCGACCGCGAGGACGTCGACGACGCCCCGCACGTCCACGACGCCCCCGAGAAACACGTCGCCGTCTGCACGAACCAGACCTGCGCGGGCGAGGGCTCGCCCGCGGTCCTCGAACGATTGCGGCAGGCCGCCCGCGACAGCGACCAGTGCGACGCCCGCATCACGCGGTCGTCGTGTCTCGGCCGCTGCGGCGAGGGACCCATGGTCGCCGTCTACCCCGACGGCGTCTGGTACGGTGGCGTCGAGGCGGCGGACGCCGCCGACATCGTCTCATCCCACCTGGACCGCGACCGCATCGTGAGCGAACTCGTCGACCAGACGCTCTGAAACCACACCCGATTCAATACACACATGAGCTGCTACGAACTCGAGGCCCTCCGACTCGGCCTCATGACCGTTCTCGGTACCGAAGACGACCACGCGCGCCAGCACGCCGAAAACGAGCTGGACGGGCATCTCGACGGCCCCATTGAGGCGCTCGCGAATGCGGAGACGCTCGCCGCCATCGAGCGCCACCTCGACGCCGCGCTCGTGGACCTCGAAGAGGAAATCGCCGCGACGGACGCGGACGACCCCGAGTACGACTACCTCCGGGGGCGACTCGTCGCGGTCCGCGACGCCGAGCGGGCGGTGTCGCGGCTCACCACCCAGGGCGAGGACGTCCTCGCCGGCCTCGGCGAGGCCCACGACGTGCTCCACGAGGCGTTCCCCGTCGATGAGTAGCCGGCGCGCACGGACCGCGTCGCTCGGCGAGGTACCACCGGCCCGCTCGCGCCACGGGGGCCGCCGGTCGGCCGTCGCGCTGGCCGACGGGCTCGCGGTCGTCGGGACCGCAGACGGGGACCTCCAGGCGTTCGACACCGCGAGCGACGGCCCGCCGCGTCGCTGCTGGCGATACGAGACCGAGGGCGACCCGAGCGTCGTCGCGGCCGTCCCCTTCGACGGCGGCCTCGTCGTCGGGGAACGAAGCGCCCGCGGCGAAATCCGCTGTCACGACGCCGAGGGCGGCCTGCGCTGGCGATACGAGAGCAGGGCGGACCTGGGCGACCCACAGCAGACGACGCGCTTTCTGTTGCCGTTCGTCGCTTCCCTCGCCACTGACGGCGACCGCTGCTACGCTGCCGCCCGGCGGTACGAACGCCGGACCGACGCGGCCGGCGGCGACGTTCGACACTTCGAGAGCGTCGTCTACGCGTTCGACCCGGACGGCTCGGTTGCGTGGACCTACCGAACCGACGGCTCGCCAATCTCGCTGTCCGCCCGCGACGGCCGCGTCGCCGTCGCGTACAACCGCTGTCCCGGCGACCACCAACATGGGCTGGTCGTCCTCGACGCCGCCGACGGCGACCCGCGCTGGATGTGGGATCCCGGCACCGATGGTCAGCGGCGCGTCGGCGACGTGGCACTGCTCGACGAGGGCGTGGTGCTGTCGAGTCACGGCGACTACTGCGGCTACCGCCTGGGTGAGGGCGGGAGCGAACGCTGGCGCGTCCCGCTCGCGACGCCGACCGACGTGGCCGGCGACACCGTCTACGCGTACCCGAACCACGTCCGCGCGACCGCCGCGGGCGCGGTGTTCGTCACCGGGAACACCTACCCCGAGGACGGCCGCGAGACCGACGCGCGCCACCCGAACGAGCACACCGCGGTCGGCGTCTCGCTCGCCGGCGAGCGGCGCTGGGACGCGCCCGTCGGCGGATTCGCCAGCGGCCTTGGCACTGACGGCTCGCTGCTCGCCGTCCCCGGCGCACAGAACTTCCGCGACCGCGACGCCGACGACCACGCGCTTCGGCTGTTCGATGTCGCAGACGGCCCTGTCGACACGCTGGACACCGACGGCGTCGTGACGGCGGCCGCGGTCGGGGACGGGACCGCCGTCGCCGTTGAGGAACCGGTCGTCTACCACGACGAGGGCCGCGAGCGCGGGGCCTACCGTCTGCATCGGCTGCCGGTGACCGACGGCGTGACTCGACCGAACCGCTGACGCGCCGACGCGCAGTCCCCCAGTGGCGACTCGTTCCGCCGTTCCTCCGCCCGCTCGCGACCCGTCGGTTTGGCACCGATTACTGTGTTATGGACTGTCAAACTAACCGTTCGCTGCCCGTAGCCGCCCGATACGGGAGCGTCGAACATGGCCAATGACACAGACACGGACCACGAGGACACGCCGGCGGACGCGGACGACGCGTCGGCCGACGACGACGAACAGGACGCGAACCCGGTCGCGGCCCTGACCGACGACGCCGACGCGTCGTCCGAAGCTCCGGACGAGGATGGCGACACCGCTTCGCCGGACCGCCCGACCGACCGCGAGCGGGAGTTCGCGAAGATGCAGCGCCGGCTCGACGAGCGCGAGATGGGCCTCGACCAGCGGGGCACGGAACTCGACCGGCGCGAGGAGAAACTGGACGCCCGCAAGGAGGAACTGGACAGGCGCGAGTCCGAACTCGACGAGCGGGAGTTCCGGCTCGACGAACGCGAGGCGGCCCTCGACGACCGGGAGACCGACCTCGACGAGCGCGAGGCCGAACTGACCGAGTACGACGCCCGGTTGTCCGAGCGCGCCGAGGAACTCGACGAGCACGAGGAGACGCTGAACACCTACCTCTCCGGGCAGATGGAAGACGTCGAGGCGTCGGTCACCGAGACGATGCGCGACGCGCTCGACCGGTACGAGGCGACCCGGTCGACCGGTCGGTTCGGCCCGACCGGCACGATGCTCGTCGGGCTGGCCGGCGTGGCGCTCGTCGTCGCCGGCATCGGGTTCGGCGCGCTGGCGTCGGCCGGCATGACGTCGGTCAGCCTCGGCGGGACGACGGCGAACCTCGCCGTCGCGGCCGTCGTCGCCATCGTCGGCCTGGCACTGAACCTCGGGACGGTCGCCGGAAAAATCTGAGCGGCGGCGTCAGTCGGCCGTCGCGGGGTAGTCGAGGTCATCGGTCGCTGTCGTCTCGGCGTCGCCGAGCCACGCGTGGACCCCGGCGATAGTGGCCCACAGGAGTAGCTGCCCGAAGACTACCGTCCAGCGGTACGCGGCGACCAGCGACGCCGGCACGTCGCCGTGGACGGGGTTGGCGGGCGCGAGTGCCACCGGAACCGCGAGCAGGGCAAGCGGGGACGCGGTCGCGGCGAGCCTGACGGCCACGTGCCGGTCCGCGGTCCGCCGTGCTGTGAGGCCGGCGAGCGCCGCGACAAGCGCGCCGAGGACCATCAGCCCGGCGTACCACGCCAGCCGCGCGTCCGTGCCCAGCGCCTGCTCGACGCCCGGCGGCTGGGGCGGCAAGACGAGCCACGGCGCGCCCGAGACGGTGAGAAAGCCCGCCCCGGCGAGCGCCAGCCGCTTCGTCGCACCCGTCCCCGGCAGGGCCGGTTCGAGGAAGAAGTACGCCACGCCGAAGGCGGCGACGCCGAAGAGGACGCCCCAGAGGACGCCGCCGCCGACGCTGGCGACGGTCGTCGTCAGCGCGGAGACCGCGGGCCCGCCGCCGTGGCCGTGCTCGAACGTCTCCAGCCCGGCGGTGAACGCGTTGCCGACGGTCGCGACGAACAGCCCGTAGACGAGCCCGCCCGCGACGCCGGCGACCGCGCCCCGTTCGAGGTAGTCGGTCGCCATCAGTGGCAGGTGATGCCGGCGCTGTGCCGGAAGTTGTGCAGCGAGTCGTGGAGCATCGGGTCCTGGACGAACAGGAGCGTGAAGCCAAGCGCCGCCACCAGCGTGACGCCGATTGCGATTTGGGGCCCGGTCAGGCCCGCTCTGGCGCGGTCGAGTCGGTCGTGCACGCTGTCCGTGGCGCGTGCGGTGTCAGTGTCGTCCTGCATTGAAATCTCAGTTGCTTAAAGAACAAGCAAGATTGTAAAACTTCCGCCTCGCCCGCCCTACTGCTCGCCCGCCACGGCGTCGACGCGCTCGGCGCTCAATGCGTCGAGCGACACCATCTGCGCGTCCGTCTCGCCAGCCACCAAATCGAGCAGGCCGGCGCGGCTCCCGTCGCCCGCGTCGACCACGACGGTCCGGTCGACCGCCTCGCCGAGCGCCCGGGCCGCGGTCCGCGTCGCCTCGACGGGGCTCCCGTCGGCGGCGTTGGCCCGGCCGTCGGTCACCACCACGGCGACGCCGGCGTCCGGGTCGGCGCGGTCGAGCACCTCGTGGGCGGCGGTCAGGCCGGCCGGCAGCGGCGTCCGGTCGCCCGTCGGCAGGTCCTTGAGGTGACGGGCGGCCAGCGAGACGCTGTCGGTCGGCGGCAGGACCACGTCCGCGCCGTCGCCGGCGAACGTCACGACCGCCACCCCGTCGCGGGCCTGATAGGCGTCCTTCAGGAGTTCGAGCACCGTACCCTTCGCCGCGCGCATCGCCGGTTTCATCGACGCGCTGGCGTCGACGGCGAACACGACCAGCGTCTCCGCGTCGCCCGCCCGCACGGACTTCCGGAGGTCCCGGGATTCGACGCGGTCGCTCCCGCGCCCGGCCGCCGCTCGGACCGTCGCTGCGGCGTCCACTTCTTCGTCCCGCCCGGCGCGCTCGGTGCGGACCGTCACGCCGCGGGTCGTGCCCGTCGCGCTCGCGCGGCCGCTCGCCGCGCCGCCGTCCGTGTCGACCGTCGGTGCGTCCACGTCGGGCGCGCCGCTGTCGCCGACTGCGGTTCGGGACTGGCCGGGCAGGAGCGGCGTCGCGTCCTCGGACTGATCGGGCTCGCCCGACTCGCCGTCGCCGGATTCGCTGCCGTCGCCGTCAGCGTACTCGTCGCCAGTATTGCGCTCCTGCCGTTCGCCGTCGCTGTCGGCCGATACGGGCGTCGGCTGCTCACCGCGCTCGTCCGAACCGTCTTCCCCCTCGTCGGATTCCCCGCTGTCGTCCGGCCGTTGTTCCCGTTCGTTGCCTCCCTCGCCGTCGCCTTCGGAACTGCCTCCGGCGTCTGCTGACTCATCACCGGCCGCTCCGTCCTCGTCGCCGTTTACGTCGGTTCCGTCGTCGGGCTCGCCTTCGGAATCGCCGTTCTCGTCGTCGAAGTGGTCGTCCAGCACGTCCTCGACGTCGGGCGCGTCCTCGAAGGGGCGGCTGGTGAGCCGGTGCGGGAGCGCGAATTCGGCGGCGCGTTCTACGTCGGATTCGAGCACGGTCGTCCGGCCGTCGAGGGCGGCGAACGTCCGGGCCGCCCGCGCGGTGGCGATGTCGCCGCGGTGGCCGTCCAGCCCGGCGTCGCGACACAGCTCGGCTATCTCCTCGCGGAACTCGCGGGCGAGGTCGACATCGGGGAGCAGGTCGCGGGCGGTCCGCAGTCGCTCGCCGGGGTCGCGGTCGGGTTCGTTCTCGTCTCCATCCTCGTCGCCGTCCCCGAGCGCCCGGTCGATGATGGCGACGCGGTCGTCGAGGGCCTCGCACGCGCTGACCGACGTCTGGAGGGCGAAGCGGTCCCGTAACTGGGGCCGCAGGTCGCCCTCCTCGGGGTTCATCGTGCCGACGAGCGTGAAGTTGGCGGGGTGGGTGACGGTGACGCCGTCGCGCTCGACGCGGTTCACCCCGCTCGCGGCGGCGTCGAGCAGTACGTCCACGAGGTGGTCGTCGAGGAGATTCACCTCGTCGACGTAGAGGAGGCCGCGGTTCGCGCGGGCCAGCAGACCGGGATCGAACTCGTGGTCGCCGTCCAGCGCGTCGGCCACGGAGAGCGTGCCGACGACGCGGTCCCGCGTCGCGCCGAGCGGGAGCGTCACCAGCGGGACCGCCCGCGTCTCGACGGGCGGGTCCGTCCGCGCTCGACAGTCCTCGCACTGGGCCGCGGGGCGGTCGGGCGGACAGCCGTAGGGGCAGTCCGCGACCGCGCGCTGCTCGGGCAACAGGTCGGCGAGTGCGCGCACCGCCGTCGACTTCGCCGTGCCCTTCTCGCCGCGGACCAGCAGGCCGTCCAGGTCCTCGTCCGTCGCGACCGCGAGCAGGCCCTCTTTCAGGTCGCGCTGGCCGACGACGCCCGCGAACGTCGGCCCCTGCGAAGCTTTTTTGCCCGCGCCGAATACAACCATACTTGTATTAGTGAAAACGGAGATTTAATAACGTTATGCCACAGCTTGGACTCTACACCGCGACGGAGAACGAACTCGGGGCCGTCCAGCGGGCCGCTGGCGAGGTTGACGCGGACCTCGTCGTGCGCTCGGAGAGCGACCTCGACGACGAACCGGCGGTCGAGGCGTTCGTCGACGAACTGACCGACGCCGACGCCGTGATCCTCTGGCTCCACGGAGCCGAGGACAGCATGCCCGGCTACGAGCGGGCCGTCGAGCGCCTGCGCGAGGCCGGCGTCCCGCTGGTCGTGAAAGCCACCGGCGACGCCTTCGCCGTCGAGGACACGTCGGTCCCCGACGAGCACCGCGAGACGGTCTACGAGTACCTGGAGAAGGGCGGCGCGAGCAACGTCGCCAACTGCGCCCGCTACCTCGTCGCGAAGTACGGCGACGCCGCCCCCTCGTACGACGGCCCGGTGACGCTCCCGACGGAGGGCGTCTACCACCCCGACCACCCCGGGGCGAGTATCGAGGACCTGCGGGCGACGTTCGACCCGGCGAAACCGACGGTCGCCGTTTGGTTCTACGAGTCCCACTGGACCCACGAGAACACGCGCTACGTCGACGCGCAGGTCCGAGCCATCGAGGCCCAGGGCGCGAACGCGCTCCCGATATTCTGCGAACCGGCGACCGACGCCGAGGGCCAGTGGAACGCCGAGCGGGTCACCGAGGAGTGGTTGCTGGACGCTGATGGCAATCCACTGGTCGACGCCGTCTGCTCGTCGTTCATGTTCTCGCTGTCGATGGACGAGCGCGGCCGGAGCGCCGACGACGAGGGCGACGGCGCGGCGGACGTGTTCCTCGACCGACTCGGCGTCCCCGTGATTCAGACGGTGACCACGATGCGCTCGCGCTCCCGGTACGACGCCAGCGACACGGGCGTGATGGGCTTCGAACTCGCGCTCTCGGTCGCGCTCCCCGAGTTCGACGGCAACGTCATCACCCACCCCATCTCGGGCAAGGAACGCACCGACGACGACGCCGACATCGGGAGCGCCCCGAAGCAGCACTTCCCCATCGAGGACCGCGTCGACCACGTCGCGCGCCTCGCGGTCAACTGGGCGGAACTGCGCCACACCCCCAACCACGAGAAGAACGTGGCCGTCGTCCTCCACAACTACCCGCCGAGCGACGACGGTATCGGGACGGCCTTCGGGCTGGACTCGCCCGAGAGCACGGTGAATCTGCTCGACGAACTGGACGCCCGCGGCTATGAGCTGGGTGATACCACGCCCGAGAGCGGCCAGTCGCTCGTCGAACGACTCACCGCCCAGTTGACGCTCGACGACCGCTGGGTCGCGCCGGAGGACGTGCGCGAGATGAGCGTCGACACCGTCTCGCCGGCCCAGTACGGCGAGTGGTTCGACGCCCTCGACCCGGACTTCCGCGCGAACGTGGTCGAGGAGTGGGGCGACCCGCCCGAGCGCCCGTTCGCAATTCCGGGCGCCGAATTCGGCAACGTCCTCGTCACGGTCCAGCCGCCGCGGGGCTTCGGTATGGACCCCTCGAAGGTGTACCACGACTCGGACCTCCAGCCGCCACACGACTACGTCGCGTTCTACCGCTGGCTCCGCAACGACTACGAGGCCGACGCCGTCGTCCACCTCGGAACCCACGGCAGCCTGGAGTGGCTCCCCGGCAAGACGGTGGGCCTCGACGGCGAGAGCGCGCCCGACCAGCTCATCGACGACATCCCGAACGTCTACCCCTACATCGTCAACAACCCCGGCGAGGGGACGCAGGCGAAACGGCGCTCCTACGCCGCCATCGTGGACTACCTGACGCCGGTGATGGCAAACGCCGGCACCTACGACGACCTCGCCGACCTGGAGGAACTGGCCGACCGCTACCGCGAGGCCGGCATGGAGGACGCCCGCGCCGACGACGGCGAACACCTCGCTGAGCAGATTCGCCAGACGGTCGACGAACTGGACCTCGCCGTCGAACTCGGGATTGCGGGCGAGATTGACGAGAAAGCCGACGTACGTGGCCCGGACGAAGCAGGGTCCACACTTGCGGAGGGAGACGTCGAGGGTGACGACCTCGACATCGACGACCTCGTCGAGCGCGTCCACGAGTACCTCACCGACGTGAAGACGACCCAGATTCGCAAGGGCCTGCACACGATGGGCGAACCGCCGGCCGACGACCGACTGGTCGACTATCTCGTCGCCCTCACGCGGCTCGAAAACCCCGGCGCGCCGTCACTGCGCGAGAGCGTCGCCGGCGTCCTGGGCGTCGACTACGACACACTCCGCAACGCCCCCGGCGAGTACGACGAGGCCCTCGGCATGACCTACGCCGAGGCCGCCGACCGCGTTCACGAGACCAGCAAAGACCTCGTGCGGACGCTCGCCGAGCACGACTTCGACGTGCCCGTGAGCGAACTCGAAGACGGGGACTCGGAGGTGAACATGAACCTCCTCGTCGTCGACATCGACCCCATCGGGGACGCCCGCGCGCGCTCCGGCGCGCACGACGACCTCCGCGAGGTGCTTGCCTACATCTGCGAGGAGGCCGCCCCGCGGGTGGCCGGCGCGGCCGACGAGATTCCCCGGACCGCCGACGCGCTGGCGGGCGAGTACGTCCCGCCCGGCGGCTCCGGCGCGCCGACCCGCGGCGGCGTCGACCTGCTCCCCACGGCCCGGAACTTCTACACGCTGGACCCGCGGAAGGTCCCGGCAAAGACGGCCTGGGACGTGGGCAGCGAGGTCGCCGCCGGCGTGGTCGAGCGCCACGAGAGCGACGAGGGCGGATATCCCGAGGAAATCGGCGTCGTCGTCTGGGGCACGCCGACGGTCCGCACCCGCGGCGAGACCATCGCGCAGGTGCTCGCGCTGATGGGCGTCGAACCGGTCTGGTCCGACGCCGGCCGCGTCGAGGACGTGGAGCCGATTCCCCTGGAGGAACTCGGTCGTCCGCGAATCGACGTGACGACGCGCGTCTCCGGCCTGTTCCGGGACGCCTTCCCCGCGGCGGCGGGCGTGGTCCACGACGCCGTCGACGCCGTCGTCGACCTCGACGAGCCCCACGACATGAACTACGTGAAGAAACACGTCGAGGAGGAGACCGACGACCTCGTGGCCGACGGGATGGACGAGAGCGACGCCCGCACCGCCGCGACGCACCGCGTGTTCACGACGCGCCCCGGCGGCTACGGCGCTGGCACGAACAAGGCCGTCGACGAGGGCAACTGGGACGACCGGTCGGACCTCGCCGACGTGTACGTCCAGTGGGGCGGCTACGCGATGGGCTCGCGCGGCCGCGTCAGCGACGCCCACGACGCCTTCGAGCGCCGCCTGTCCTCCGTCGACGCGACCGTCAAAATCGAGGACACCGCCGAGCAAGACGAGTTCGACTCCTCGGACTGGTACGCCTTCCACGGCGGGTTCATCTCCGCCGTGACCGAGATCGCGGGCGAGGAACCGAACTCCTACGTCGGCGACTCATCGGACCCGGACAACGTCGACGTCTACACCAACGAGGAGAAGGTCCGCAAGGCGATGCGGGCCCGCGTGCTCAACCCCGCGTGGCTCGACTCGATGGAGGAACACGGCTACAAGGGCGCGGGCGACCTCTCGACCACGGTCGACGTGGTGCTCGGCTGGGACGCCACCACCGGCGTCGTCAGCGACGCGCTCTGGAACGACGTGGCCGAGCGTTACGCCTTCGACGCGGACCGCCAGGAGTGGCTCCGCGACGTGAACCCCTGGGCGCTGGACTCCATCACGGACACCCTGCTTGAGGCCATCGACCGCGGCCTCTGGGACGCCGACGACGAGACGCGCGACCGCCTGCGGGACCTGAATCTGGAAGTGGATGGGACCCTTGAGGCCCGCGCCAGTTCCGAGCGGGCTGTCGATTCGACGGAGGTGACTTCCGATGACGACTAACACAGACGGTGAGGCGAACAGCGAGGGCGACTTCGAGGAGTACGCCGACCTCGGCGCGACCACGGAGAACGCGATGGACATCGCCGAGACGTCGATGGACCGCGTCCGCAGGCTCGTCTCCGACGAGACGCTCGCCGACCGCATCCGCCAGAAGTCCGTCCACGCCACCGGCGACCCCGAGTTCCAGCACCTCGTCCGATTCACCGGCGCGGACGAGGACGAGCCGGTCCGCGCGGGGGCGCGCGCCGTCCTCGACGAACGGCCCATCGTCACCGACATCACGATGGTCAAAGCGGGTATCACCGGCCGCGGCCACGACTGTCCGGTGCGGAAGGCCATCGGCAACGGTGCGGAGTTGGCCGCCGAGACCGGGATGACCCGGACCGCCGCGTCGGTGCTCGAACTCGACCGGGAGGGCGTCTACGACGGTGCTATCGCTGTCGTGGGCAACGCGCCGACGGCGGCGCTCGCGCTCGCCGACTGCATCGAGGACGGCACCCGGCCCGCGGTGGTCGTCGCGACGCCGGTCGGCTTCGTGAAGGCCGCAGAGAGCCGGGAGCGACTCCGCGAGGTGGCGGCCGAGCACGGCGTCCCGACCATCACGAACGTCGGCCGCCGCGGCGGGAGCGGGCTGGCCGCCGGGCTGACGAACGAACTGGTGCACGTCGCCAGTGACGTGCGCGAGGGGGTGGTCGATCTATGACCTCCCCCTCGGAGAGAGCGAGCGGGGAGGAACGACCCGCGAGCCGCGAGGGAGTGGTCTCTCTGAATGACTG of Haloarcula sp. DT43 contains these proteins:
- a CDS encoding DUF3209 family protein; translated protein: MSCYELEALRLGLMTVLGTEDDHARQHAENELDGHLDGPIEALANAETLAAIERHLDAALVDLEEEIAATDADDPEYDYLRGRLVAVRDAERAVSRLTTQGEDVLAGLGEAHDVLHEAFPVDE
- a CDS encoding cobalamin biosynthesis protein: MSVETGAPADMLAAHPETAYFWGRVAADGDCADSCVTVRTNDETAARRLASVAGAERADRRIVERAYAHDTSITRQEEEFTVQVVGGLADRASAALGLPFDGDSGGYRFDALADYDRQLLRGLLEGCGTVCFKSDDEAVGISFVHGDERLLRTIQSLLDRCPVDAPYDDLSEASSGYWFGVDDDVAPALGDWLYEGSEETGLFAPSRRRKLRKSIERVR
- a CDS encoding outer membrane protein assembly factor BamB family protein, with the translated sequence MSSRRARTASLGEVPPARSRHGGRRSAVALADGLAVVGTADGDLQAFDTASDGPPRRCWRYETEGDPSVVAAVPFDGGLVVGERSARGEIRCHDAEGGLRWRYESRADLGDPQQTTRFLLPFVASLATDGDRCYAAARRYERRTDAAGGDVRHFESVVYAFDPDGSVAWTYRTDGSPISLSARDGRVAVAYNRCPGDHQHGLVVLDAADGDPRWMWDPGTDGQRRVGDVALLDEGVVLSSHGDYCGYRLGEGGSERWRVPLATPTDVAGDTVYAYPNHVRATAAGAVFVTGNTYPEDGRETDARHPNEHTAVGVSLAGERRWDAPVGGFASGLGTDGSLLAVPGAQNFRDRDADDHALRLFDVADGPVDTLDTDGVVTAAAVGDGTAVAVEEPVVYHDEGRERGAYRLHRLPVTDGVTRPNR
- the cobJ gene encoding precorrin-3B C(17)-methyltransferase encodes the protein MSTDNTTDGSTETESKCGASEAETATEASSSTETTPDTGDDTASKCGASSSSSSSSSCGASADSDEEEVGATVDDFDAEPGQLIAVGLGPGQPEGMTARARAALHDAEHIVGYTTYVDLLPDDITDGAEDIYDTPMCGEVSRTEEAIDRALAGNSVAIIGSGDPNVYALAGLALEIIESKGATATMLDFDVVPGVPAAQSCAARVGAPLVNDTVSISLSDHLTDMPTIESRLHAAAKEGFTITIYNPWSRKRRDNYEKCCEILLEHRDPETPVGVVHAAGREDEQVEIVELGDLPDLGETDLVDMTTTLLVGNEDTYVWDDRMVTPRGYETKYDY
- a CDS encoding CbtA family protein, yielding MATDYLERGAVAGVAGGLVYGLFVATVGNAFTAGLETFEHGHGGGPAVSALTTTVASVGGGVLWGVLFGVAAFGVAYFFLEPALPGTGATKRLALAGAGFLTVSGAPWLVLPPQPPGVEQALGTDARLAWYAGLMVLGALVAALAGLTARRTADRHVAVRLAATASPLALLAVPVALAPANPVHGDVPASLVAAYRWTVVFGQLLLWATIAGVHAWLGDAETTATDDLDYPATAD
- a CDS encoding CbiX/SirB N-terminal domain-containing protein, producing MSEAITAPETLDDEAVLLVGHGSRREKSNEQVRDLAVELEGRLGIPVDAAFLELAEPAIDEAIAGLAAAVSQVSVVHLSLFAASHVKNDVPLAVEQAREAHPELTINNGAHLGVHPAILDLLDDRAASVEADLGVDREDDDVAVVVCARGSSDPDANADVHKLARLLYEGREFSRVEASFIGVTEPLLDETLHDIAKTRPDAVVVVPYMLGDGVLTGRIKDGTREFDEEYPYVDAAPGEPLGTDSRLLDVLGDRWQEARTGSVEMSCDTCKYKVELDGYEEDQGGARAMLRALTHQAEHADREDVDDAPHVHDAPEKHVAVCTNQTCAGEGSPAVLERLRQAARDSDQCDARITRSSCLGRCGEGPMVAVYPDGVWYGGVEAADAADIVSSHLDRDRIVSELVDQTL
- a CDS encoding CbtB domain-containing protein is translated as MQDDTDTARATDSVHDRLDRARAGLTGPQIAIGVTLVAALGFTLLFVQDPMLHDSLHNFRHSAGITCH
- a CDS encoding ferredoxin, which produces MYRITIDREACDGVFACLVRDDRFVEDSAERRSAAHSSGQGPREDSAGLAAIETDDRTAIQATFDDDRRDDAEQAAAACPLDAIAVETVSDEDDAVPAGEAEP